One Flavobacterium sp. 90 DNA segment encodes these proteins:
- a CDS encoding protease complex subunit PrcB family protein — protein MKQIITIFCVFILLTGCSSNEDPHSSEVKYSVIIQGDNFNGDFNNPKANLVIKDQTEWKNLLLKINLITNANVISPDLTVDFTKYQVIAVIDDVYNYGGYSIDITKIIETNSSIFVKVEYLKPGGINAVITQPYHIVKIPKTNKKIVFK, from the coding sequence ATGAAACAGATTATTACCATTTTTTGTGTCTTTATTTTGTTAACTGGTTGTAGCAGTAATGAGGACCCACATTCATCAGAAGTGAAATATTCTGTAATTATTCAGGGTGATAACTTTAACGGAGATTTTAATAATCCAAAAGCCAATCTGGTTATAAAAGATCAGACAGAATGGAAGAATCTACTTTTAAAAATCAATCTCATTACAAATGCAAATGTAATTTCTCCTGATCTTACTGTCGATTTTACCAAATATCAAGTTATCGCAGTTATTGATGATGTCTATAATTATGGCGGATATTCTATAGATATAACCAAAATTATAGAAACCAATAGTAGCATTTTCGTTAAAGTTGAATACTTAAAACCTGGAGGAATTAACGCTGTAATTACGCAACCGTACCATATTGTTAAAATACCGAAGACTAATAAAAAGATAGTTTTCAAATAA